The Leptospira paudalimensis region GAGCGGCTTGGTCCATTCCCATCGTTTGGCGGATTTCGCGGAGAGCCGATTTTCTCTCGCCATAGGACATCACCTTTAGGTCTTTTTGGACAGAAACCATAAAACCTTCTGTGAGTTGTTGGCGTTTGTTTTCCATGAGACGTGGGTATTCTTTGCCAAACTGTTCTTTAAGGGTTTGTGCATAATTGCTGAGTTTGGCATCCAAATTCCCTGCAGGGCTTTCTTTGATGCGTTTGAGTGTGTCTCCTATCACCGTCATCTTTTTTTCCATCGCCCAGATCTGATCGGCTTTGTCCCCAAAGAGACGATACCTTTCCTTCCACATCATAGCCCGGCGTGCGTCATCGGACATGAGCCCCACCTTACTCATGTTTGATTCCCTGAATCGATTGTAATTATAAAGACTCTCCGACATACGAAGTAGTTCCAATGCTTTGTTAGGGAAAGCGTAACCCAAAATTTGATTGAGAACTTTCACCCAATCATTTGGATACAATTTCGGAAGGTCTTTCATCAACTCTTCTATCATGGCAATTTGGGCGGCAGGGTTATCGATATTTTTGCCATACTTCTCTTGGAGGATCCTTGCGATTTCTTCAATCGAATACTCCATGAGTTTATGATCCGCATAGTCTTCTGGTAAATTGGGAAGTTCGATGGATTCGGCGACTTTTCCTTCACTCAGGATTTTTTCAAAGTCCTTTTGGTTTTTGTCCTTTCCTGGACGTAAAATCAAAATACCGATAAAGAGAAGGATGAGAGAAGTGAGGACTGTGTATAAAATTTTTTTGTTTTGAAACATACTCTAAATGAAGGAATGGAATTTGAAATTTGATTTGTTGGGACAAAAAGGAAATTGGCAGTAAGTTTGTTCTTACTGCCAAAGAGGTTGTTAACCGCCTTTAGAGACGATGAATTCTAAAATAGAAGCATAAAATTCTTCTTCATCAAATGTATCTGGTGGAACACCAACCACATCTAAATGGTCTTGGCTCACCACAGAAGACTTAGAAGTCATTTGTGCAGAAGTTGGAGCATTTAAGTTACTTACATAACCGAGGCTTGTATTCACTGTGATCGAGTCGAAACAAAGTGCACATTCGTTGTATTGCAAACGATCACCCATTTGTTGTGAATTGATCCCAACAAGTCCGTCGTCGTCATTGTTACCACGAGTGCCATCACCTTTTCCAGCTGCACCATCATTATCACAATCATCTACACAGTATCCATCGCCATCAATGTTGTAAAATCCTTCTTTGAGAAGGTACAACGCTGGGTTTGTGTTGAGACTATCTTGTGCTGTGATGATCGATCCCCAATAAGCTGCATTGCTTGTATTCACATTATAATTCGTGTTAAATGCTTTCATTCCAGTGGTGATCCCATCGGTAGAGGAATAGTCATTATAAACCAATTGTTTTGCTGCAGCAACTCCATCATTTCCAGAACCGTAAATCGTATTTCCGAATAATTTAGCAAGTGCATCGATAACTGATGTCACACCTGGGCCTAAATCAAGAATGTACTTTGCAGTAGGAGATCCTCTATGCGGACTTGATACGGAGATAAGAGCATGGACAACTTGTCTTCCATAACGTGCTCTTAATACAGCAGCTGCTTTTCTTGCATCTATTCCACCTTGTGAGTGACCAATGATATTCACTTTGGTTGCTCCCGTGGAGGTCATATAGTTTTGAATGCGATCTGCTAGTTGTGTACCTCTAACTTCCGAAGATTGGAAGGGAGCCACACTTGCTGCTAACGCTTTTTGACTTGAGCTTATGCTACCGTTACACGATGTTTCCAAAAACTCGTCACATGGATCACCCACGAAAGTACCGTAGTCGTTACCAAAGTAGTAGTATCCGAGTAAGTTGTCGAAGCCAGACAATCCATGTGCGAACACAACTGGATATACCGTTTTTCTTGCGCCTGCATGTACCCCTGTTGTGAACAACAAAAGAGCGAGGAGGCAAACAAGATTTTTCTTTTTAGAGTTCATAAATCACCTCTGAACAATCTACAGATGTATTCCAGTTGTAGGAAAAAAGTCAAGTTAATTGTGTTAAATTTGGGTCATTTTATTATTTTATGACATATTAAGTACTTATACTATCATTTTTGACAGATTTAGGACACATTCACGGGAAATGCCTGGAGGGAATCCCCAAGTTTGTTGGAATGGATGGATTCGATCCGTCTATGTCGAATGAGAGAACGAACATGAAAACTTTTACGTACACTGATCGTTTCCAACACGTAGTGAAACTATGCATCCTTTTTGGTCTCAGTTTTTTCCAATGCCAAAAACAAAATGATAAGGAGACCTTAAATCTGTTAGCTGGCACAGCGTTAGCCTACCAAGCTTCCACATCAATCATCTGCACAAGCGAACAATTGAATAAAACGCAAAATGGAAGGATTTTCCAAACTAGTTTTGAATCCACAAGTGAGTTCTCAAATTTTTATAGTGTTCCTTCTCCCTACCAATCAGTGGCAACCCATGGACAAAGTACGGAACAAAAAAGAACCGGAACCTATTCACACAAAGCAAACATTTCAGGACTTGGACCCACTTGTTTTTATCCGCAAAATTGTAACCATAGAGGTTACCCCACGATCCAACTAAACAAACTAGCGTCAGGTGGATTTAAAACTCCAGTTTTAATTGAATTGTATGTCTATTTAGATATGGATTTAACGAGTAACCAAGATTGGTTTAGTTTTGCCACGTATTCGGCAGATCCTACTGATTTATGGCGGAGGGTGGTTCTTGTGAATATTGATGCGAGTGATTATGTATACCTCATGCATGTTCCAGTGCATAACCAAAATGTGCATACATACCAAGTCACAAATCTAAGTTTTCCAAGAAGGCAATGGAAAAAACTAACAACTTGTTTGGATTTTTCTCCACAAGGTGGAATGGCAAAGGTATGGGTGGACACAACCTTAGTATCAACTGCAAATGTTTCGGGGGGATGTGGAGTATTGGAACAAGCACATTTTGGATTGTATGCCTCTCCTACTTTAAGTTCTGGCTCTATTTATAATGATGATTTACGCATCCAAGAAGTGAGTGTTTGCCCTTAAACTGATAATTTCTGAAAACAAATCTTCCATTGTCTCATAGACAAAAGATAGAATTGGTTTATAAACCTAGTTCTTGCAAATGTTTGATGGGAGAAAGTTGGATGGAAGGAAACATACCTTCCACTTCTTTCCAATTGCCATGAGGGATATAAATATGACTGATCCCAATTCCAGCGAGTTCTTTGATGCGCAAACTGATTTGGCCAACACTTCTCACTTCACCTGAGAGTCCTACTTCCCCTAAATAACCTGTTTCTCGTGAGATTGGTTTGTCTCGGAATGAAGAAACAATCGAAGCTGTGATCGCAAGGTCTAAACTTGGTTCGTCAACACTGAGCCCACCTGCCAAATTACTAAAGATATCTGACTCTGAAAGTGGAAGTCCCAAATACTTTTCAATTACCGCAGAAAGTAAAATCACTCGGCGGTTATCCAGCCCTTCTGCCATACGCCTCGCTTGGCCAAACGCTGATTTGGTGACAAGTGCTTGTACTTCGACACTGATGGCTCGGGATCCTTCCATCACAGAAGATAAAACACTTCCTGACCTTTCTTCTGTTTCAGGTGAGATGAATAATCGGTGACGGTCGAGGACTTGTTTGAGCCCACCTAACACCATTTCAAAAATCGCAGTGTCCCCCACTGCTCCAAATCGATTTTTGACAGCCCTTAAAATTCGATAATAATTAAATCGGTCACCTTCAAAGTACAAGACAGTATCCACCAAATGTTCTAAAACTTTTGGACCCGCAATTTGGCCTTCTTTTGTAATATGACCAATGAGAAAAATGGGAACTGAAGTACGTTTGGCGGTTTCTAAAAAAACTTGGGAAGACTCACGGAGTTGTGTAATGGTTCCTGCTTGGTTCACAAGACTTTCTTTTAAAATAGTTTGGATGGAATCGATAAAAACAACTTTTGGTTGTAAATCCGTAATCATCTGCGAAATGTTCTCTGCATACACTTCCGATGAGAGAAGGATATTTTTAGAATCTACTCCCATCCGTTTGGCACGAAGACCAATTTGTGATGCTGATTCTTCTCCCGAGATGTACAAAACTGTGCCTTGGTTTGCAATGTTTTTCGCAATCTCCAATACTAGCGTAGACTTACCCACACCCGGCTCACCACCAACTAAAACCAAACTACCTGGAACAATCCCACCACCTAGCACCAAATCAAGTTCACTAAAACCAGTGAGAGTCCTTGTGTGGACATCACTTACAATCGAACCTATAGACTTTGGTTCTGTGTATTTTCTGTCTCTTGGTTTTGTGAGATTGGGAGAATCAAACCTTCCTTGGGAAGTGTTCGTCATTTCCTCGATTTGGTTCCATTCACCACAGGATGGACATTTGCCTGCCCACCTGCTAAATGTATCTCCGCAAGCCTTACATTGGTATTGTGGGAGTTGTTTTTTTGCCATCAGTGTTCAAAGAGATTGTACACTTCGAGTAAATCAAGTTCCACTTGTGTTTCTAAAAAACCAAAACATTTTTCTGCAATGGCAAACCGGTTTTCACGGATCATCATTTCGGTCAAAATAGATTCGAGGGAAATCAAAAACCTGACATCAGTGGAAGCATAGTCTACTTGGTCTTTAGTGAGGATTTTTTTCCCCCAATCGGAACTTTGGTTTTTTTTGTCGATGTTTTCTTCAAAAAACTCTCTGATCAGTTCCTTTAACCCGTGTTTATCGGTATAAGTGCGAGCCAATTTACTTGCGATTTTGGTACAAAATACATTTTGTACTTTGATACCGAGCCTTGCACGAAGGAAAGTCATGTCCATACGAGCAAAATGGAAAATTTTGGTAATGTCTTTTGATTCGAATAATTTTTGGATATGAGGGGCTTCTTTTTGGCCAGGGAGGATTTGAACTAAAGCGACTTTATTTTTTGAATCGGAAATTTGAACGACACAAAGCCTGTCCCTTCTGGGATTGAGCCCCATCATCTCACAATCGACTGCTAACCGGTCATCCTTTTTAAAGGCTTCAAAAAAATCTTCGTTCAGATCTCCTTGTAAAACGACTGGTTTTATAGTTGAACGTTTTTGGGTCATAATGGCTTACTATGGAAACCACCCTAACAAAATCATCAAATAGATTTTTCCAAGATGAAAATTCAATATAGAGTTCATAATTCCGTCACCATTTCCAATTTCCTCCCTGTGAAAGCAGGTGTTTTCCAATCCGAATGTAAAAAATTCGAACTTTTACTCGCAACGACAAAAGACTCAAAACTGGGAACTGTCCTAAGTCCCAAATTGATTTGGCGGGAGAGTACAAGGCCTGAGGTTGGATTTTCTGTCGACCATCTCGAGTTAGAACTCACTGACCTTCCGACTGGGAATGGATTCAAAATGTTCCAACATGGATACCAGTCCTGGTCCATTGCAAGAAAAGTGGAAAGTACGGATACAGACAGACCACCATTGTTATCTTTCCTTCATTACTCCCAAGAAAACGTTTATTCCAAAAATGAATCGAAAGTGGGAAAATTTATCTCAGAATACCTCACTCTTCTTTATA contains the following coding sequences:
- a CDS encoding ribonuclease D, with product MTQKRSTIKPVVLQGDLNEDFFEAFKKDDRLAVDCEMMGLNPRRDRLCVVQISDSKNKVALVQILPGQKEAPHIQKLFESKDITKIFHFARMDMTFLRARLGIKVQNVFCTKIASKLARTYTDKHGLKELIREFFEENIDKKNQSSDWGKKILTKDQVDYASTDVRFLISLESILTEMMIRENRFAIAEKCFGFLETQVELDLLEVYNLFEH
- the radA gene encoding DNA repair protein RadA, coding for MAKKQLPQYQCKACGDTFSRWAGKCPSCGEWNQIEEMTNTSQGRFDSPNLTKPRDRKYTEPKSIGSIVSDVHTRTLTGFSELDLVLGGGIVPGSLVLVGGEPGVGKSTLVLEIAKNIANQGTVLYISGEESASQIGLRAKRMGVDSKNILLSSEVYAENISQMITDLQPKVVFIDSIQTILKESLVNQAGTITQLRESSQVFLETAKRTSVPIFLIGHITKEGQIAGPKVLEHLVDTVLYFEGDRFNYYRILRAVKNRFGAVGDTAIFEMVLGGLKQVLDRHRLFISPETEERSGSVLSSVMEGSRAISVEVQALVTKSAFGQARRMAEGLDNRRVILLSAVIEKYLGLPLSESDIFSNLAGGLSVDEPSLDLAITASIVSSFRDKPISRETGYLGEVGLSGEVRSVGQISLRIKELAGIGISHIYIPHGNWKEVEGMFPSIQLSPIKHLQELGL
- a CDS encoding polysaccharide lyase; amino-acid sequence: MKTFTYTDRFQHVVKLCILFGLSFFQCQKQNDKETLNLLAGTALAYQASTSIICTSEQLNKTQNGRIFQTSFESTSEFSNFYSVPSPYQSVATHGQSTEQKRTGTYSHKANISGLGPTCFYPQNCNHRGYPTIQLNKLASGGFKTPVLIELYVYLDMDLTSNQDWFSFATYSADPTDLWRRVVLVNIDASDYVYLMHVPVHNQNVHTYQVTNLSFPRRQWKKLTTCLDFSPQGGMAKVWVDTTLVSTANVSGGCGVLEQAHFGLYASPTLSSGSIYNDDLRIQEVSVCP
- a CDS encoding lipase family alpha/beta hydrolase; translation: MNSKKKNLVCLLALLLFTTGVHAGARKTVYPVVFAHGLSGFDNLLGYYYFGNDYGTFVGDPCDEFLETSCNGSISSSQKALAASVAPFQSSEVRGTQLADRIQNYMTSTGATKVNIIGHSQGGIDARKAAAVLRARYGRQVVHALISVSSPHRGSPTAKYILDLGPGVTSVIDALAKLFGNTIYGSGNDGVAAAKQLVYNDYSSTDGITTGMKAFNTNYNVNTSNAAYWGSIITAQDSLNTNPALYLLKEGFYNIDGDGYCVDDCDNDGAAGKGDGTRGNNDDDGLVGINSQQMGDRLQYNECALCFDSITVNTSLGYVSNLNAPTSAQMTSKSSVVSQDHLDVVGVPPDTFDEEEFYASILEFIVSKGG